A section of the Stenotrophomonas acidaminiphila genome encodes:
- a CDS encoding ribosome maturation factor RimM — MKKDSERRILLGRVTGAFGVRGELKLESWTEPRLAIFNYQPWILRSPSGQESQISGVRGREAGKTLVATFPGVDDRNVVEAMRGTEIHIPRSALPPPKPDEYYWVDLEGLDVRTVDGVSLGRASHLFNTGANDVLVVRGDRERMVPFVMDDFVKSVDFDANLIVVDWDPEF, encoded by the coding sequence ATGAAGAAAGATTCCGAGCGCCGGATCCTGCTGGGCAGGGTGACCGGCGCTTTTGGTGTGCGCGGCGAGCTCAAGCTCGAGTCCTGGACCGAGCCGCGGCTGGCCATCTTCAACTATCAGCCCTGGATCCTGCGCAGCCCCTCGGGGCAGGAGTCGCAGATCTCCGGCGTGCGCGGCCGCGAGGCCGGCAAGACGCTGGTGGCGACCTTCCCCGGGGTGGACGACCGCAATGTGGTCGAGGCCATGCGCGGCACCGAGATCCATATCCCGCGCAGCGCGCTGCCGCCGCCGAAGCCGGACGAGTATTACTGGGTCGACCTGGAAGGCCTGGACGTGCGGACCGTGGACGGCGTCAGCCTGGGCCGCGCCTCGCACCTGTTCAATACCGGCGCCAACGACGTGCTGGTGGTGCGTGGCGACCGCGAGCGCATGGTGCCGTTCGTGATGGACGACTTCGTCAAGTCGGTCGACTTCGATGCCAACCTGATCGTGGTCGACTGGGACCCGGAGTTCTGA
- a CDS encoding tRNA (guanosine(37)-N1)-methyltransferase TrmD produces the protein MRIDVITLFPEFIAQSAALGVVGRARERGLLDLHGWNPRDHAEGNYRRVDDRPFGGGPGMVMLIEPLRAALAAARAADPAPAPLIYLSPQGRPLTQARVRELAALPRMILLCGRYEGVDERFLAAEVDEEISLGDYVLSGGELGAAVIIDAVTRLQEGALNDAESAVQDSFEGDGLLDCPHYSQPASHALGDVPEVLRSGNHAAIARWRRQQSLLRTALRRPDLLDEARLGKADRRLLDEARQALAGEGDAPTGAGGGA, from the coding sequence GTGCGCATCGACGTCATCACCCTGTTCCCGGAGTTCATCGCGCAGTCGGCCGCGCTGGGCGTGGTCGGCCGCGCCCGGGAGCGCGGCCTGCTCGACCTGCACGGCTGGAACCCGCGCGACCATGCCGAGGGCAACTACCGCCGCGTGGACGACCGCCCGTTCGGCGGCGGCCCGGGGATGGTGATGCTGATCGAGCCGCTGCGCGCGGCGCTGGCCGCCGCCCGTGCCGCCGACCCGGCCCCGGCGCCGCTGATCTACCTGAGCCCGCAGGGCCGGCCGCTGACCCAGGCCCGGGTGCGTGAACTGGCGGCGCTGCCGCGGATGATCCTGCTGTGCGGCCGCTACGAGGGCGTGGACGAGCGTTTCCTGGCCGCCGAGGTGGACGAGGAAATCTCCCTGGGCGACTACGTGCTGTCCGGCGGCGAGCTGGGCGCGGCGGTCATCATCGACGCGGTGACCCGGCTGCAGGAGGGGGCGCTGAACGACGCCGAATCCGCGGTCCAGGACAGTTTCGAGGGCGACGGCCTGCTGGACTGCCCGCACTACAGCCAGCCGGCCAGCCACGCGCTGGGCGACGTGCCGGAGGTGCTGCGCTCGGGCAACCATGCCGCGATCGCGCGCTGGCGCCGGCAGCAGTCGCTGCTGCGCACCGCCCTGCGCCGTCCCGACCTGCTGGACGAGGCCCGCCTGGGCAAGGCCGACCGCAGGCTGCTGGACGAGGCGCGGCAGGCCCTCGCCGGCGAAGGGGATGCCCCCACTGGCGCCGGCGGCGGCGCATAG